The sequence below is a genomic window from Lolium perenne isolate Kyuss_39 chromosome 4, Kyuss_2.0, whole genome shotgun sequence.
actaccggtcacaacggcggcggctatgaagactacgagtatgcatattatacgcctaggcaggagtatgactaaatcactccaaatttcatgtatgcaggagtatgacttagtcactccaaatttctcagccatgaaggagtatgacttagtcactccaaatttcatgtatgcatgcgtgagtatgacttagtcactccaaatttcatgtatcatcggtgctatctcgagtcaattgaatcattcgaaaatggacaccaaacacatcacgggtaatataattcacatgattcattcaacaaagtttggtacaataaattattacacatcatttcttcccttgtgtccccgcttgcttacgattgtgccgtatccatggagcatcctcatcatttaacttaatgcttgggtcggtgttcactttgaagggcggaatttcagcaaacatattataatcttcgacatgtctgtcttgtcctccactcccacgatgtttcttttccccgaaagaacaatgtggcgctttgaatcatcgcatgatgtaccgatcgttttcttatctttccgtttcctcgatttgctactcatgtccttcacatagaaaacccgagcgacatctttcgctaggacgaatggttcgtcaagataaccaagattgttgaaatccaccattgtcattccgtattgctggtccacctttaccccacctcccgttagcttgaaccatttgcaccggaacaaagggaccctaaaggagggtccatagtcaagttcccatatctcctctatgtaaccataatatgtgaccttttgcccattctcggttgttgcatcaaagcggacaccactgttttggttggtgctctttttatcttgggcgatcgtgtaaaatgtattcccatttatctcgtacccttggaaagtcgttatagtcgaagatggtgtcttggccaacatgtacagctgatctacaaccttattgtcactcattaaatgttttctcaaccaactcgaaagtctccatgtgggccttcctaatccaggattcgaggcttcccggggttgtccgagcgtaaaatattcttgtgtttctcaaagtacggagcaaccaagctggaattggtcgaatcgtgtggtgtgcttcagagaatggccgtccatacatatcattgatttccttccgatcgtgccttttccacttagtctcccctcgtgccgcgattgaggaagaccaatcggcttaaggtcgggaacaaagtcaacacaaaactcaattacctcctcatttccatagcccttggcgatgcttccttctcggcctagcacggttacgaacatatttctttaatactcccatgaacctctcgaaggggaacatattgtgtagaaatacaggaccgagaatggaaatctcatcgactaggtgaaccaggaggtgcgtcataatattgaagaaggatggcgggaacaccaactcgaaactgacaagacattggatcacatcgttcagaatcgtggtagaacttctggattgattaccttcgagagattgcattgaggaatgcacatagcttcacaatgggcgatcgaacattttccggcgagcccctcaaagcaatcggaagcaattgcgtcataatcacgtggcggtcgtgagacttcaggttttggaactttttctccgccatgtttattattccctttatattggacgagaatcctgacgggaccttcatacttgctcgggcattcaaaaaagatgaccttctcttctttggtcgagcgtagccggcacgaccttgaaaccgttccggatgccggtcatcgtggtctttcaaactttgctggtcctgccgtgcttcctttgtatcatttgacttcccatacacgcccaagaagcttaggatgttcacgcaaatattcttcgtaacgtgcatcacgtcgattgcagagcggacttctaggactttccaatattctagctcccgaatatagatttcttcttccacatggctacgtgcccgtcacctCCCttcgaactgattgtccgccagaccctttccaaagatgactttcaaacccttgaccatatcaaatacctcaagaCTGGTGTGTTCCGtgtgcttcggccggtgatctgccttgccgttgtaatgcttgcctttctttcttctttggatgacctttcggaagaaatcgacgatgcccaaggtacacgttcttcttacaatttggcaaatgtacactttcagtctcatgtaagcggtgcgtgcatgcattgtatcccttatttgacagtcccgaaaggttactaagagcaggccaatcgttgatggttacgaaaagcaacgctcgtaggtcaaattcctcttctttgtgctcatcccacacacggacaccaggtctgccccacatctgtaaaagttcatcaactaatggccttaggtacacatcgatgtcgttgccgggttgcttcggaccttggatgagcaccggcatcataatgaacttccgcttcatgcacaaccaaggaggaaggttgtagatgcatagagtcacgggccaggtactatggctggagctcgctcgccaaaaggattcatgccatccgtacttagaccaaatcttatgttccttgcgtcactgcaaaatctttgaactctctcgtcgatctttctccattgcgttccatctgcggggtgtctcaactccccgtccgacttacggtcctctttgtgccatcgcaacaacttggcatgctctttgttcccgaacagacgtttcaaccgtggtattataggagcataccacatcaccttggcgggaaccctcttcctgggtttacggccctcaacatcgtcaccagggtcatcgcctcgatcttataacgcaatgcgtgcATActtgggcattcattcaaattctcgtattcaccgcggtagaggatgcgatcgttgatgcatgcatgtatcttcgtaacctctaaacctagagggcagacaaccttctttgcttcgtacgtagtggcgggcaactcgttattctttggaaacatattcttcaacattttcagcaagttttcaaatgccgagtcagctacacctgcctgtgccttccatctcagcaaatccagtgtgcagcccagctttttcagaccatcatcgcatccggggtacgagcgccttcccgtgatcctctaacatgcgatccaaattctccctctctttttcagtttcgcagcgtctccgtgcatcggcaatggtccgaccaagatcatcaacgggatcatcacgtgcctcttcttcaccttccccttcaccttccccttcaccttcaaagatcctccatgaaagtatcaccgaaatgagcaagatagctttcatcgatgaaatcatccccttcttcatcttcttccattataacccctctttctccatgcttggtccaacaattatagcttggcatgaaaccgtgccgaagcaggtgcatgtgaacatctcttgaggaagagtaacccttccgaTTCTTACATTTATCACATGGTCAGATAACAATACccgcctgcttgttcgcattagccactacgaggaaatctttcaaacccgcactgaactcgccggagagtcggttaccgtacatccattgtcgattcatctgcattattataatataaaatatataattaaccatcatgcatttgttaaactaactagctacaaacaatataaattaaacaatgaactacacacacatgcacattttatcaacgacacatcaaaggttcaagttgctaaccgcgatcgaggaggaaaaaataaatgagaaagctcaagtgtggctccaacacttcatatcatgtttgtttcatgctcttggggcatttcatcaaacaccttatgtgcataagaggaaccaaaagcaaacctaacacccacttgtgagcttgtgaagagaatggcaccaaatggctaagtgttggctgctggatgggtatatataggggaggggctttagtcccggttggcctggccaaccgcgactaaaggccttcgggcacctttagtcgcggttggcctggccaaccgcgactaaagaccccccacgtgcaccggctggccaccgagcgccctgggcccaggcctttggtcgcggttctcctcccgaaccgcgactaaaggtaccatttgtcgcggatcctgcagcatcgcgacttatggggctcacccgaagcctgtttttccaccagtgtgggTGTCGATCACTGGCAGTCAACGTGGATGTTTTCCCCTGATCTTGTGGTGTAGTAATCATGTAGCAATGTAGCATGAGAGAGAGAAGTAGCGGCGAACACCCGGTTCAATTCTCGCCTAGGTGGAGTCATTTGTGTGTTTTATCTCTCACACAGTTTCAACAAATGTCTAACGAATTATTCATCCTAAGCCGGTCATGATTTATATATGGCAGAGCTGAACTCTATGAATGACGACATACTCTTTCTATAAACTAGATAAAATACACTCCATTTTACACATATTCTTTCATGGTCTGTGTTAAATATATAGCCTAGCCCTTTCcaacagttcggacttttggaaaacttggctagtgcatcaatctaatatggtatcagagccaggaggtctcaagttCAAACCCCGGCTTACGCACTATTTAATCTAAAAATAGTTGCAGCCTCCCGTTTATCCCACGTCTAGTGTCTTCCCGTTTGTCCAGCCTAGACGTGAGGGGGAGTGTTAAATATATAGTCTAGCCCTTTCCAACAGTTCAGACTTTTGGAAAACTTGGCTAGTGCATCAATCTAATAGTCTGTTCATTTCAAAAGAAAAGATGCTCTGCTTTTCACGCTGTGTTTCGTCAGTTCAAGCTTTGTTTTTCAACTGAGCAAAAACTCTTCAGGCTCAGTTAACTCCACGATGGAGGATGCAGCTCGCCCCGTATATGAGGATCGGGGGAACATGATTCGAGCCGACAAGAAGGAAACACATACCTGTGTCGACGAATAGAAAGCGCGTGAAGAAGAATaatccatggccatgccggcgctTCCGTCTGGACCGAGAGAGATGGTGAGTTAAGCGTAGAGGGATCAGGAACAGGGAGACACGAGCTAGCTACCATGACGACGATCATGAACAGAGATCTGACGTCACCCTGGTGTGCGTGTCCTTATTCCCGGCGCACGTATATATGCACATGCAAGCATTGATTAAAGCAAAAAAAGATCGAACCAAACACAGCCGGACAATGCAAATTGCTACCAACATCGGTCTCCGAGGTCGACTCCAGCCATACAATCGATCCATATGGCTATATATTCTTCCGTCCCTGCGGTGATCAACGAATCTTGCAGCACAGCAATTGCACCTTTGGACGATAACACAATGGAGTACAACACCTGGTCAGATCTCCCCGAcgacctcctccgcctcgtctacGCCAAGGTCGTCGGCTTGCCCCAACGCGTCCGCTTCGCAGCCGTCTGCGCATCGTGGCGAGATGCGGCGACCGGGACATGCCATGAGGCGCCGCCGGCCCTACCATGGCACATCTCATCCTCTGACGACAGGATAGTGCGCATGTTCTGCCCAGAGGACTGCGAGGAGCTCCACGCCCGGCTCCCGCGCGCAGCGCTGCTCAAGCGGTTTGTGAGAGCTCACGACGGCGGCTGGATCGCCACGCTCACCCGCATCCGCAAGCACCTGACGCTAGTTGTCATCAACCTCCTCTCCGGCGTCGAGGTGCCACTATCTATGAAGCAGGGAAAGTTTGTCCCTTCAGGCGACCGCGAGGGACGACCAGGCGACATCCAAAAGATAGTCTTCTCCAAAGCACCCACGTCGGACGGTTGCATCCTCGTCGCTCTCACATATTCATCCGGTATCGCGCTCTGCCGTGTTGACTGCCCGGAGGAAGAGGGGTGGATCATGACACAAGAACAATCGAGGTTAGCAGATATCACTCTCTGCAATGGAGAACTCTATGGCCTCACCATCATGAAGAAATTGAAGGAATTGGTCAGGTTCGACATCACCGAAAAGATGGTGCCACACCTCTGTCTGTGGTGGTCACCCGGTTGCTATCCGTGCAGGAGCGTGAACCCTCGGTTTACAGAAACCGCTACGGCTACACAGCCCCTGCACCTAAAAACCACATGTTCGATATGGGTGGAAAGCTTGCAATGGCGAAAACATGGTGGTCACGGGGATGCAACGACAAGGCCATGCTTTCGGTCGAGGTCCTTGAGCTCGCCTACGACGGCCAAGAAAACACGCCAAAGTGGGTAGAGGTGACAACCTTAGGTGAGCACGCCTTGTTCTTAGGGAAAACATGCTCCAAAGCAGTGAGAGTATatctggccatgggcagcccggcccgacggcccggcccgagcccggcccgaaaAACTCGGGCCTGGGCCAGAAATGTTGGCCCGACTGCCGGGCCTGGGTAGCCCGAAAATGCACTTTAACACTGCGGCCCGGCCCGCGGCCCGACGGCCCGACGGGCTTGGTGGGATTttggtcgggc
It includes:
- the LOC127346541 gene encoding uncharacterized protein — encoded protein: MEYNTWSDLPDDLLRLVYAKVVGLPQRVRFAAVCASWRDAATGTCHEAPPALPWHISSSDDRIVRMFCPEDCEELHARLPRAALLKRFVRAHDGGWIATLTRIRKHLTLVVINLLSGVEVPLSMKQGKFVPSGDREGRPGDIQKIVFSKAPTSDGCILVALTYSSGIALCRVDCPEEEGWIMTQEQSRLADITLCNGELYGLTIMKKLKELVRFDITEKMEREPSVYRNRYGYTAPAPKNHMFDMGGKLAMAKTWWSRGCNDKAMLSVEVLELAYDGQENTPKGFKCGRPDAYRAHEVMK